DNA sequence from the Gordonia polyisoprenivorans genome:
GGGCGGGGTTGATGATCTCGCGGGTACCGCCGTCGGCGGCGTGATGCCACCGCCCGGCGGTGAACAGTTGGGCCTCGCCCAAAAGCGGCGATGAAAAGGTGTTCGACGAGACGGACTGATCGGTGGTGCTCACGTGAAGTGGCCTCTCCGCGATGGTGGATGGTGTTCTCACGACTGGTGACGAAGACGGGGGTGACGAAGACGGGATGAACATGACGAGACAGCGAACACGAACGAGTGCGTGGGACGCGCCCACGGTGGCGGTCAGGGCTCGCACGGGCGCGTGGACGTGCGCGAGCGCCTACGGACGACGGTTCTCGGTGTTGCTTCGTGCGCAACTCTGCGCATCTGTTGCAACAAGTGTTGTGCCAGCCCGGTGTTCTGTCAATAGGTGAGGAGCTCATGGCTGCGCCGGCTCCCGTCACCGAGAGGACGTGAGCCGGTCTGGGCGCCATGATCAGCGCAGCGGGAGCTCGGCGACGATCGAACCGGGAGACGTTGCGCCGGCGGCGGGTTCGACGCTGAAGCCCAACGCCGTCGCGTCGCCGATATGGGGGATGACCGCAGTCGTCGACGGCGCGATGTCCTTGTCGGTCATCGTGCCGGCCAAGGTGGTGCCCTGCGGGCCGAGCAGCCACATCTGGTAGACGGTGCCGGGCTGGGGCGGCGGCACATCGTTCATCACGAGGACCGCTGCGTCGGCGCGCTCGGAGTAGGTCACCGACGCCCGACCGGTGGCCACCGACCCGGAGCTCGTCCGAACGTCCTTGGCGCTGAACACCTTGGCTGCGGTGGGCTGTTCGGTGGTGGTCTTGCTCGACAGTCCACTGCCGATCGCCCATCCGATGGCTCCGACCGCGACGGCGACCACCGCGGCAGCAGCGAGATAGGCGATCCGACGTCCGGTCCGGGTGCCGTCGGGAACTGTCGCGGCACCGCCCGACGCCCCGGCCCCCGGGGCATCCGAGCGTGCGACGTCGTCGGTCGATCGCGGGCGGATCTCGCGGACCCCGGCGGTGGTCGGGCGAGCGGTGTCGCGGGCCTCGGCCGTGGCCGCAGCCAACAGCCGGGCACGCAGCTCGGCGGGCGGGGTCATGGCGGTCGACGCGCTGACCGAGGCCATCGTCTCCCGGGTCGCGGCCACGAGCGCGTCGAACTCCGCGCGCACCGCGTCGTCGGCCTGCGCACGCCGGCGTCGGACCGAGTCCAGTTCTGCCGGCGACAGGGCATCGAGTCCCATCAGCGGCGCCATCGCGAGCAACTCGTCGTCAGACATCCCGATCCCCCAGGCATTCCCGCAGACGCGCCAAACCGTCCCGGATGCGCGACTTGATCGTCGGTAGGGCGACCGAGAGCTGCTCGGCGACCTCCCGGTACGTCAGCCCGCGGTAATACGCCAGCGACACCGACTCGCGCTGGATGTCGGTGAGACTGCCCAGGCAGTTGATGACACGTTCACGTGCCTCACGGACCTCAACGGCGTCGGCGACCTGATCGAAGGCGATCGACGCCGTGGCCTGGCTGTAGGTGGTCTCCCGCCGATCGCCGGCGACCTCGGAGCGCACCCGATCGACCGCGCGTCGGTGCGCCAGGGTGATCAGCCAGCTCAACGCCGACCCGGCCGCCGGATCGAACTTGTCGGCCGACCGCCACACCTGCAGGAACACCTCCTGCGTGGTCTCCTCGCTGTATCCCGGATCGCGCAGAACGCGAAGAACCATGCCGTACACGCGATCCCCGGTCCGGTCATAGAACTCGGCGAAGGCCGCCGAGTCGCCGTCGGCGATCCGCGCCAGCAGATCCGGCAGTGCCGCATCCTCGCGGCCGTCGGTTGCCGTCACCTCGACGCCTCTGATCTCATCGCCGATCACCCTAACCCGCGGCAGGGGGGCACTCAACGATTCGGGTGCCCGGCTCGCCCGGAGAACACCCGGTGCGGTCGTCGACGGGCCGATCAACGGTGACACCGGGCGGCCT
Encoded proteins:
- a CDS encoding anti-sigma factor; this encodes MSDDELLAMAPLMGLDALSPAELDSVRRRRAQADDAVRAEFDALVAATRETMASVSASTAMTPPAELRARLLAAATAEARDTARPTTAGVREIRPRSTDDVARSDAPGAGASGGAATVPDGTRTGRRIAYLAAAAVVAVAVGAIGWAIGSGLSSKTTTEQPTAAKVFSAKDVRTSSGSVATGRASVTYSERADAAVLVMNDVPPPQPGTVYQMWLLGPQGTTLAGTMTDKDIAPSTTAVIPHIGDATALGFSVEPAAGATSPGSIVAELPLR
- the sigK gene encoding ECF RNA polymerase sigma factor SigK, whose product is MTATDGREDAALPDLLARIADGDSAAFAEFYDRTGDRVYGMVLRVLRDPGYSEETTQEVFLQVWRSADKFDPAAGSALSWLITLAHRRAVDRVRSEVAGDRRETTYSQATASIAFDQVADAVEVREARERVINCLGSLTDIQRESVSLAYYRGLTYREVAEQLSVALPTIKSRIRDGLARLRECLGDRDV